Genomic DNA from Lagenorhynchus albirostris chromosome 20, mLagAlb1.1, whole genome shotgun sequence:
GCTCTTCCACTTAACTGGCCGTGTAATCTCAGGTTCCGTATCATGTGCCACACTCCCAGCTTGGTCCCTTGTGCCCAAATGCATATGTCCAGTACATGACGGtcctttttatctttctaaaagtAAGTGATATCAGAAGGATTTCAGTGTGAGAGTGAAGCTGAGAATTAAGGTAGGTAGTAGAACTAAAAATgagactggggacttccctggtggtccagtagttgagactctgtgcttccactgcagggggcgcgggttcgatccctggttggggaactaggatcccaaatgccgcgtggcacggccaagaaataataataatacattttaaaatgaaataaaagtgagaCTGAATTTGGAAATGACGTGAGTGAAAAAGGGTTAAAGTTGAAGCTGAGAGCAGACCTCTTCAGTTTACTATGTTGCTGTGCTGATTATTCATCATAGTATGTATTCTGCCTCCTATCCTGGAAATAACTTTTGAGCCAGACAGGTACAAAGTGTCATGCCAGCAAAGCAGAACTCCATAGGAACAGtaacctcagttaaaaaaaaaaaaacccgaggGCGTGTTCAGAAACCTATTTCAGAATGCCATTTCAGCATAAGCAAATTGGAGTAGAAACAAAGAGTTGTTTGATGGTTTGACTTACGGGGAGAGAAGTatgttagtttcctgtggctgcagtaacaaattgccacaactttggttgtttaaaacaataacattttattctctcacagccAGAAGTTTGACATACGAGggcagaaatcaaggtgtcagcatgggCTGTGCTCCCCTCAGacgctccaggggagaatccattttgtgcctcttccagcttcctgtGCCTGCCGGCATTCCCTCACTTGCGGCCacatcactcccatctctgcctctgtggtcacattgcCCCCTCCTCTTTTGTAGGTATCAAATCTCtctctacctcattctttttttttttaagatttttttgatgtggaccactttttcaagtctttattgaatttgttacaatattgcttctgttttatgtttttggttttttggccacgaggcatgtggggtcttagctccctgaccagggatcgaacccacaccccctgcattggaaggcgaagtcttaaccactggaccgccagggaagtccctctactgaATTCTTAAGAGAACACTTgtgattggatttagggcccacatggataatccagaataatttcCTCATCTCAACATCCTTTCTTAATCACATCTGAAAAGACCCTTTTTCCTTGTAAGTTAACGTTTATAGGTTCATCATCATTATCAATAATAGCTGGCCAATATTCACTTGTTCCAGTTTAACCAGCATCCCCAAAAGAGAAAACTGTCTcttacctgtttattttttttcacttaattgttttttttaattacgcAAACAATTGATGTTCATTGTAGgccatttagaaaatacagaaaagttaaagaaaaaaaggaaaggaaaagaaattcaatGAAAAATCATCTGTAATCCTCTCACCCAGGGGTAGCCAAACCTTCACCAAAGAGTATTTTTCTAGGCTGGGTCTTGTGTCCAACAAAGAGGAAAAgtaggaaaaagagaataaaagtgaaTAGAATAGGACAAACGATTTGGAAGGTGATAGAATAGGTTAATATTGCTCATAATAGATATGTACAGGACAGCTTAATCTAAAATAAATGTAGAGCTTTGAAATGAAATTAACCGTGACAGGAGATGCTTGTATGATGTATAGAAATAACACTCAGCCCTTTAGAGGAGGGACGTTTTAGCTTTGGCCCCTCACTTGAAAACCCCTGAATTTCCCCACTAAGACTTCATTTTCTCCCAGAGGTCAGACCCTGGCCTGCCAATCTGCCCTGTCATAGGCTTTTCTTGAGTCCTTATCAGCCTTCCTCAGGGGTCAATGTTATGAAGACTAGGGGAGTCTGGCAGAGTTCCTGCTCCTCCCAGGCTGATATCAAAGGGCAACAGGGGCTGTGACAGAAGGCAAACATTCAGACCAAAGCCAGATGTGGAACTGAAGCAACAAGAGGAAAAGCAAGAGCatcaggtaaaaaaataaaataaatttttaaaaaatctcaaaaaaaaaaatctcattcctCTCAGTTTATGTCTGAGAGCATGAAGAACTTAGTAAAATCATAGCTCAGGAGCAACTTGTAAAGGAGAATGAGTGAGAAATTTGGGGAAATGTGGAGCAGATGTTCATATGGAGCTAGACTCTCAGAAAACTTTGTATCTATCATGGTTGTCATCAGCAACCAAGTAACATCAATGAGCCTTGGGAGTCATGAGAGTATAGTTCTGCTAGTTCAAAAGCAATTAGATTTGTTTGTGAGTCCCAGCAGGTGGAAGTTATAGGGAGACAAATTATAGCTGAAAATAAagaagctatttctttttttttttttttttttttttttgcggtacgccggcctctcactgctgtggccctgcaatcccgttgcggagcacaggctccggacgcgcaggcccagcggctatggctcacgggcccagccactccgcggcatgtgggatcttcccgggccggggcacgaacccgtgtcccctgcatcggcaggcggactctcaaccactgcgccaccagggaagcccaagacattcGGACTGTTTTGAAACTTGGGAAATataacatttgaaaaaacaattttaatctggagcaaaataacatttgaaaaaaacaagTTTAAGTTGGCAAATGGATGACACAATCGAAACAGCAGAAACCTGCTACAGTTTCTAAAACAAAGCCTGTCCGATGCAGAAAACGCACATTTGAAGCAAATTAAAGAATTTGGACATTGTTGAAAACAGGGCCCAATATCTTGAAGTTTCAccacaaaattttgaaaaagtgcaaataacttttttctttttttccaaaaaaggatctttttggtttcttgtttttttgggtttttttttcttttcttgttgaaTCTGCCCCAAGAGCttcttgttttttggttgttgttgttttctttcttctttcttgatcctcttttttgttgttggttttgaaTTCTTGTCGCCCCAGCCCCCCTTCCTGCTCCTCCCCTTTctgactccccctcccccctcgcTGGGAGTGGAGGTGCTgggtggggaggagtggggaggagtGAGGACGTTTAGGACAGGACCTCGGAGGGAAGGAGACCAGCCTGAACTGTTGGAAGGCCACTGGAGGTTCAGGAACAAAGGGAAGAACAGGATTGggggaggacacagagagggcaCTGCCCACCTAGGAGCTCCTGGCCAAAGTCAGGTGGAAGGAGTTGTCATAGAAGGTCCTAAGAGACAGGAGGCAGGAAGCTGTCtgtggggggatggaggggagtgTCTCAGTGACCTGTTGGTTGACCTTCCGCCAGGAGGGAAGTTCCTAGCAGCATGAGGGAGGCGGGCAGAGGCACTGGGGACCAGCTGTGGAGGCCCAGGCCTGGATCTCATTTGCCCGAGTGCCCAGGCTGGTCAGAGATTGCAGGTGTCAAGAAAGAGGAGGGCCTGGAGGCCAGGGTTGATGCCAGCACAGGCACTGCGGCTGCATCGTGGAGGAGCTGCAGGGGCAGGGAACCCGGCAAGCCCTCTCAGACTCCCACCCTCTTCCGCAATTAGTTACCCCTCAAGGGGCCTTCTACATATGGGAGTGATCATGGGATCCTTTGGGGACATGGCAAGAGAAGGGTCCAGAACTCAGGACTTAGGCCAGTTTGGGGGGTCCGAGACTAGAGCTGCACCCTGGCTTCATTAGGCAGGCTATTTCCCACCCTGCCGCCTCCGGCCACAGTAATTAAGCTGGGGGTTGCCATGGTAACTGGGGAGGCGACCTAGAAAGGAATTAGGACGGGGAGGAGACCAAGCCCCCAGGGACCCTAGGGCCTGGCACCCCCTCACCCACAGACCAGGCTACCATGTGGAGCTGAGGCCCACGGCCTGAGTTGAAGGAAACGCCAGGACCCTCCCAGGATCTCTAGCTCCAGTGGCAGCCTTGGGAGCTCGCTCTTCCTAGGAGCAGGAAGGAGGtttgctgtgtgtgtggggggggttccCCTGGGTCCAGCAGATGCCCTGAGGagggccagcccccagccctgcctctgctaGGCTTCTTGGAAGGTCTGCCAGGCATGGGGAGAAGTGCTGTAGGGCACACcggcaggaggtggggtgggatcTTCTGCCAGGGctagctggggagggagggaggggaatccGGTCTTTCCCCCCAGGGATGGGAGTGACATGTCCCCTGAGCTCTGAGCTCAGGGAGAGCAAGGACGGCGTGTCCGCCAGCGCCTTCGACTTCACCGTCTCCAACTTTGTGGACAACCTGTATGGCTACCCGGAGGGCAAGGATGTGCTGCGGGAGACCATCAAGTTTATGTACACGGACTGGGCCGACAGGGACAATGGCGAGATGTGGCGCAAGACCCTGCTGGCGCTCTTTACCAGCCACCAGTGGGTGGCACCGGCTGTGGCCACCGCCAAGTTGCATGCTGACTACCAGTCCCCTGTCTACTTTTACACCTTCTACCACCACTGCAGGCTGAGAGCCGGCCCGAGTGGGCAGATGCAGCGCACAGGGATGAGCTACCCTACGTCTTTGGTGTGCCCATGGTGGGTGCCACCGACCTCTTCCCCTGCAACTTCTCCAAGAATGATGTCATGCTCAGCGCCGTGGTCATGACCTACTGGACCAACTTTGCCAAGACCGGGTGAGGGCCAGAGGGGCTGGGTCGGGCATCCCTGCAGGTCAGGGCACACACCGCCTCCATCCTcagccccttctctccctctccttcacaCGGCCATCATTCCTCCATCAAGGCACTCTTGCCTTCTCGACTCAGACACCTGCCAGACAGCTCCTCCGTGTGTGTTGGAGACGCAGAAGAGTTGGACAGAGAGGTCCCTGTCTTTTCTGGGGGGCGGGCTCACTTGGTGCCTTTGGCTCTGAgtctgtctctccttccctcccttgccCACCCagctctctccttctcctcccagaGCTTGGCCCGCTGTCTGAGTGCTCCCATATGTGTATCTGAGTGTGTGTGAGGgtttgtgtctgtctgtctattgctgtctctgcctctctctcttgaAATCTATTGATATCTCTGCTTGCTTTGATCTGGTTTCTCTGTACTCGCTGGTTTCCCCCTGGCTGTCTCTcatgtccttttgtgtctgtttccATATGTCTCTATCTCATTCATTCTCAGACTCTGCCTCTGTCACTGGTGGTCTGTCTCTGCCCTCTCTGCCCCTCTGTCCTCATCTCAGACTGTCTCTGGCAGTCTGGCTCCATCCCTatttgtctgtctgtccatccgtCTCTGGCAGTTTCTCTGTCTCTTCGTAtccgtctctgtctctcttcccgtctccccagctccctgcatctctgtccatctctctccccattcctcccGTAGCACGCCTCCACCCCTGCCTTTCGTGGGAGCCTCACCTTACTCCTCCTTTCCCTGCCCCCCTGTGTCCACAGCGACCCCAACCAGCCGGTGCCACAGGACACCAAGTTTATCCACACCAAGCGCAACCGCTTCGAGGAGGTGGTGTGGAGCAAGTTCAACAGCAAGGAGAAGCAGTACCTGCACATCGGCTTGAAGCCGCGCGTGCGCGACAACTACCGCGCCAACAAGGTGGCCTTCTGGCTGGAGCTCGTGCCGCACCTGCACAACCTGCACACGGAGCTCTTCACCACCACCACGCGCCTCCCTCCCTACGCCACGCGCTGGCCGCCGCGCCCGCCCCCTGGTGCCCCCGGCACTCGCCGCCCCCCGCCTCCGGCCACCCTGCCGCCCGAGCCCAAGCCCGAGCCGGGCCCCCGGGCCTACGACCGCTTCCCCGGGGACTCCCGAGACTACTCCACGGAGCTCAGCGTCACCGTGGCCGTGGGcgcctccctcctcttcctcaacATCCTTGCCTTCGTCGCCCTCTACAACAAGCGGGACCGGGGGCAGGAGTTGCGGTGCAGGCGGCTCAGCCCCCACGGCGGCTCGGGCTCCAGCGTGCCCGGCGGGGGTCCCCTGCTCCCTGCTGCCGGCCGTGAGCTGCCACCCGAGGAGGAGCTGGTGTCGCTGCAGCTGAAGCGGGGCGGGGGCGTCGGGGCGGAACCTGCGGAGGCCCTGCGCCCCGCCTGCCCGCCCGACTACACCCTGGCCCTGCGCCGGGCGCCGGACGATTTGCCACTCTTGGCCCCCGGGGCCCTGACCCTGCTGCCCAGCGGCCCggggccaccccctcccccgccgccccctccctccatccctttggACCCTTCCCCCCGTCTCCCCCCACCGCTACCAGCCACAACAACAcgctcccccatccccactccaccACTCGGGTATAGGGGGCGGCTCGGGGAAgcccccctccccggccctccCGGCCAGCTCAGAAGGCAGGGAGGAGGACTTGGCGACAGGCTTTTGTCGTGTGGAGCTGTCGCACGTCGAGGTGCTTTAGGTGGACATGGGTTTCCTCGCCGGGATGTGTGCGCTTCTCCCGCGCGGAGTGGCCCGTTCTCTTCTCCGGACCTGGGCCTTTGAACAACTCCCCTCCATCGTCTGGACACCCGTCTTCGTTGTGTGGAGACGCGGAAGTATTTTCCCACGTGGAGGTGTGCTTTCTCATGAGGGGGTGAGAAACCATGTGCAgagtgaggtgtttttttttttttttttgccgcccTGGACACCTGTTGGCTCCCTCAAAGAATTTCTGTGGGGATTTgtgcccccacctcctccctcctcccaccccctggaTACCCTGGAAGTGGTGTGTTCACTAACAGCGACCCTTGGCCACCGGACGACGCAGGGTGATGCCTGGGAAGTAGCGAGGAAATCACagcc
This window encodes:
- the LOC132511899 gene encoding LOW QUALITY PROTEIN: neuroligin-2-like (The sequence of the model RefSeq protein was modified relative to this genomic sequence to represent the inferred CDS: inserted 2 bases in 2 codons) → MGVTCPLSSELRESKDGVSASAFDFTVSNFVDNLYGYPEGKDVLRETIKFMYTDWADRDNGEMWRKTLLALFTSHQWVAPAVATAKLHADYQSPVYFYTFYHHCXAESRPEWADAAHRDELPYVFGVPMVGATDLFPCNFSKNDVMLSAVVMTYWTNFAKTGDPNQPVPQDTKFIHTKRNRFEEVVWSKFNSKEKQYLHIGLKPRVRDNYRANKVAFWLELVPHLHNLHTELFTTTTRLPPYATRWPPRPPPGAPGTRRPPPPATLPPEPKPEPGPRAYDRFPGDSRDYSTELSVTVAVGASLLFLNILAFVALYNKRDRGQELRCRRLSPHGGSGSSVPGGGPLLPAAGRELPPEEELVSLQLKRGGGVGAEPAEALRPACPPDYTLALRRAPDDLPLLAPGALTLLPSGPGPPPPPPPPXLHPFGPFPPSPPTATSHNNTLPHPHSTTRV